AATGCTAAACATTGTTTTACATACTCTCTATCTTTGCTGCGAATTAATAATAACCGGAAAAGATGGGAATACAGTTAGTTGTTTTTGACATTGCAGGTACTACTTTGCATGATGAATCCAATGTTGCAAAGGTACTGCAGGAAGCTATCCGGCTGGCAGGAGTGTCTGTTACGCTGGAACAGGTGAACGAGGTAATGGGATATGCGAAACCGTATGCGATCCGTTATCTGCTGGAACAGCAGGGCGATAGCAGATATAGTGATGAAACTTTTATCAATAAGTTGCATACCCGTTTTGTGGAAGATATGAAAGCGCATTATGCTACGCATCCGGCAGTCAGGGAGAAAGAAGGCGTATCCCGTGTATTTGCTCAATTGAAGGAAAGAGGTATCAAAGTGGCACTGGATACCGGTTTTGATAAAGATATTACAGATGTGATTCTTGAGAGGGTAGGCTGGAGACAGAAAGGGTTGATTGATGCGGTGGCCACCAGCGATGTAGTGGCTTTCGGACGTCCTTACCCGTATATGATCTATCGCATTATGGAAGAACTGGAAATACGCGGTATACAGTCGGTGGCCAAAACCGGTGATACCATTTCCGATCTGGAAGAAGGTACCAATGCGGGTTGCCGGTATGTGATTGGGGTTACCACAGGCGCTTATTCCAGGGAAGAGTTGGAAAAAGGTCCCTATACACATCTGGTAGCCTCTCTGGAAGAAATACTTTCAATCATTTAATCACATTTTACTTTACATATCATGCAACAGCAACAGGCAGAGGTAGCGGTGATTGGAGCCGGTATCGTTGGGTTGGCCATGTCGTGGCACCTGGCATCCAAAGGAAGGAAAGTCGTTTTATTTGAGCGCAACAGCAAAGCTATCAGCGCTTCTATCCGCAATTTCGGACTGGTATGGCCGATCGGGCAAACTGCAGGGAAAATGTATGACCGAGCCATGCGTAGCCGTCGCACCTGGAAAGAACTTGCAGCACTTACAGGCTTGCAATGTCAGGAAACAGGTTCTATCCATCTTGCTTATCACGCAGATGAAATGGCCGTACTGGAAGAATTTGCAGCTGCTGCTGCGGGAAACGGGTATGCATGTGATCTGCTGACGCCCGGACAGCTGGGTAAATACACACAGGCAGTGAAAACTGCCGGGTTACAAGGCGCCTTGTGGAGCCCTACTGAAATGACCGTGAATCCACGTGTAGCCAGCGCCGTTATTGCAAAGCACCTCGAAGAGAAAATGAATGTAACAGTGCGTTTTGGTACTGCTGTAAATGGCATTAGCATGCCTTACATAGAAACCAAAGATGAAAAATGGAAAGTGGATGAGGTATATGTATGCAGTGGCGCTGACTTTGAAACGCTTTACCCTGCTGAGTTTGCAGCTGCTCCGCTGAAAAAGTGCAAACTGCAGATGATGCGTACCATCCCACAGCCGGGTAACTGGCAGTTGGGCCCCGCTCTTTGCGCCGGTCTTACGCTCGGTCACTATGCCGCTTTTGAGAGCTGTAAAACGTTGGAGCCACTGAAAGAGCGCTTTGCCGCTGAAATGCCGGAATATGTGAAATGGGGCATACACCTGCTGGTGTCGCAGAATGGAGTGGGAGAGCTGACTATTGGTGACTCGCATGAATATGGTCCGGACTTCGAACCGTTTGATAAAACCTTCATCAACAACCTTATTTTGAAATACATGCACACCTTCCTGCAGGCACCGGAATACACCATACAGGAGCAATGGCATGGCATTTATCCCAAGCTTACCAACGGTAAAACCGACCTCGTATTTTCACCGGAGAAAGGAGTAACTATCGTGAATGGCCTCGGTGGAGCTGGAATGACATTGTCTTTCGGCCTCGCAGAAGAAGTGGTGAACAACCCGGCTACCTTTGCGTAACCTCGATAAATTTAAATTAGGTTATTGCTCAAATTATTGATAAATTAATTGCCAGTTAAGCGTTATGAGAAAACCTGTTAACGAATATTCCAATTCTATTTAGAACAGTTTTCAACATGATTTACGTTTTTTGGCCAGCATTAGCAACGTTTCTGCAGCGATGTCTTTGACAACGCTGCACGTTCATAACGTGTTAAATGTAAAGCAGGTTTCTTTATAGTCACCTGCTTTTTTGTGCCCAAAGCTGTTCCTGTAAACCAATTATTACATAAATTAGAGTGTTCCGGGTAAACGGAGCAATAAAAAAGTAATCGCATGAACAGTAGTATAAAGAATCTTAAAGAAAGAGATTGGACAGAGACAAGAGCACATTCCAGCTGGCAGATATTCAAAATCATGGCTGAGTTCGTTGACGGGTTTGAAAAGCTGGCAAAAATCGGCCCCTGTATTTCTATTTTTGGTTCCGCCCGTACAAAGCCGGGTAACCGTTACTACGACCTGGCCCAGGAAATCGCTTCCAAACTTGCGGAAGAAGGATTTGGTATCATCACCGGTGGCGGCCCCGGAGTCATGGAAGCAGCCAACAAAGGCGCCCAGGCAGCGCATGGAAAATCTGTAGGCGCCAATATTACCCTGCCCCACGAACAACGGCCCAATAACTATATCGACCAGGAAAACAGCCTGAACTTCGATTACTTCTTCGTTCGTAAAGTAATGTTCACCAAATATTCACAGGGCTTCATCATGATGCCCGGCGGTTTTGGTACCATGGATGAGTTTTTTGAAGTGGCTACTCTGATCCAGACCCGTAAAATGGAAGAAACCCCGATGGTACTTGTGGGACGCGAATACTGGAGTGGCCTCCTGAACTGGCTCCGTACTGTAATGATGGAAAAGGAACATAATATTAACCCGCAGGATCTCGATCTCCTGCAACTCTTCGATACTGCCGATGAAGTGGTGGAATACTTCCGCGTATTCTATACAACAAATAAACTCAGACCGAATTTCTAATCATCAGCTATCCGTTACTGAGAGAATAAATCCCCCGGGATAACGTTTAAGAATATATGATATAGCGCTTTGGCTTTTAGTCGTCAGCAGCCGGAACCTTAGGATACCCGGTGGCTGAAGGCTAAAAGCTAAATGCTTTTTCCTTAGCTTTGCAGAAATTTTAATATGATGGAGCTCATACCGGCAGCAGTGGAAGCCTATTCAGAGAAATATACCAGCAGGGAGAGCGATCTGCTGTATAAACTGAACAGGGAGACGCATTTGAAAGTGGAATTACCGCATATGCTGAGCGGACAGGTGCAGGGACGGTTCCTGAGCATGGTGAGTCATATGATCCGGCCTCGCCGCATCCTGGAACTGGGCACCTATACAGGATATTCCGCTATTTGCCTCGCTGAAGGACTCGCCGCAGATGGCATCTTACATACCATCGACATCAACGAAGAGCTCGAAACAAGTTGTCTGCAGTATTTCCAGGCAAGCGGAAATGCAGATAAAATCCACATGCATATCGGCAAGGCCGCGGATATCATCCAACAACTTGATGAAACATTTGACCTGGTATTTATCGACGCTGATAAAACCGGTTACGAACATTACTACGACCTGGTTTGGGAGAAACTTCGCCCTGGTGGAATTAT
The genomic region above belongs to Chitinophaga sp. 180180018-3 and contains:
- a CDS encoding phosphonatase-like hydrolase, with amino-acid sequence MGIQLVVFDIAGTTLHDESNVAKVLQEAIRLAGVSVTLEQVNEVMGYAKPYAIRYLLEQQGDSRYSDETFINKLHTRFVEDMKAHYATHPAVREKEGVSRVFAQLKERGIKVALDTGFDKDITDVILERVGWRQKGLIDAVATSDVVAFGRPYPYMIYRIMEELEIRGIQSVAKTGDTISDLEEGTNAGCRYVIGVTTGAYSREELEKGPYTHLVASLEEILSII
- a CDS encoding TIGR03364 family FAD-dependent oxidoreductase — encoded protein: MQQQQAEVAVIGAGIVGLAMSWHLASKGRKVVLFERNSKAISASIRNFGLVWPIGQTAGKMYDRAMRSRRTWKELAALTGLQCQETGSIHLAYHADEMAVLEEFAAAAAGNGYACDLLTPGQLGKYTQAVKTAGLQGALWSPTEMTVNPRVASAVIAKHLEEKMNVTVRFGTAVNGISMPYIETKDEKWKVDEVYVCSGADFETLYPAEFAAAPLKKCKLQMMRTIPQPGNWQLGPALCAGLTLGHYAAFESCKTLEPLKERFAAEMPEYVKWGIHLLVSQNGVGELTIGDSHEYGPDFEPFDKTFINNLILKYMHTFLQAPEYTIQEQWHGIYPKLTNGKTDLVFSPEKGVTIVNGLGGAGMTLSFGLAEEVVNNPATFA
- a CDS encoding TIGR00730 family Rossman fold protein; this translates as MNSSIKNLKERDWTETRAHSSWQIFKIMAEFVDGFEKLAKIGPCISIFGSARTKPGNRYYDLAQEIASKLAEEGFGIITGGGPGVMEAANKGAQAAHGKSVGANITLPHEQRPNNYIDQENSLNFDYFFVRKVMFTKYSQGFIMMPGGFGTMDEFFEVATLIQTRKMEETPMVLVGREYWSGLLNWLRTVMMEKEHNINPQDLDLLQLFDTADEVVEYFRVFYTTNKLRPNF
- a CDS encoding O-methyltransferase, with protein sequence MMELIPAAVEAYSEKYTSRESDLLYKLNRETHLKVELPHMLSGQVQGRFLSMVSHMIRPRRILELGTYTGYSAICLAEGLAADGILHTIDINEELETSCLQYFQASGNADKIHMHIGKAADIIQQLDETFDLVFIDADKTGYEHYYDLVWEKLRPGGIILADNVLYHGQVLAPANEQGRQAKAMVSFCEKVLADDRGEQVLLTIRDGLLIIRKK